Proteins found in one Lysinibacillus fusiformis genomic segment:
- a CDS encoding MFS transporter produces MTQQKSNKAALYILMFNMFIAMGSIGIIIPVMPEYLKIFGAAGQVLGMLIATFALAQFVFSPIAGNLSDQYGRKNLIIFGLIVTGLAQIGFGLATDVWMLFLARFLGGLGSAFVAPPIMAFVADVTTYEERGKGMGMLGAAMSLGFMIGPGIGGFLAKVSLHFPFYTAGAAAILASILSYFLLPSTKPNTAQKKQKLDNLAKQMARSIHMPYFVMLIIMLVFSFGIANFQTTLSLFVTEKFNYTPVDIAIILVVGGAFGVVVQMFIITPLFNRFGEMKVVLVNLFIASVAIFFILFVSGFALILVVATIFSTATTLIRPAVNTLISKLAEKEQGFAAGLNNAYMSLGNMIGPALAGLLFDWNMNSPYIFGSIILLACFFLALIWTLKKAPHLMHPDTK; encoded by the coding sequence ATGACCCAGCAGAAGTCCAATAAGGCGGCTTTGTATATTTTAATGTTTAATATGTTTATCGCAATGGGGAGTATTGGCATTATTATTCCTGTCATGCCGGAGTATTTAAAAATATTTGGTGCAGCAGGACAAGTTCTAGGTATGCTAATAGCAACCTTCGCCTTAGCTCAATTCGTATTTTCTCCTATTGCTGGGAACCTTTCCGATCAGTACGGTCGAAAAAATTTAATTATTTTCGGTCTCATCGTGACAGGTCTTGCACAAATCGGTTTTGGCCTTGCTACAGATGTATGGATGCTCTTTTTAGCACGCTTTTTAGGTGGCCTAGGTTCCGCTTTTGTCGCACCTCCTATTATGGCTTTTGTCGCTGACGTCACAACCTATGAAGAACGCGGGAAAGGGATGGGGATGTTGGGTGCTGCCATGTCTCTTGGTTTTATGATAGGGCCAGGAATCGGTGGTTTCTTAGCAAAGGTTAGCTTACATTTTCCATTTTACACTGCTGGAGCTGCAGCCATCCTAGCTTCTATTTTATCTTACTTTTTATTACCATCTACCAAACCAAACACTGCACAAAAGAAGCAAAAGCTAGACAATCTGGCGAAGCAAATGGCTCGTTCCATACATATGCCTTATTTTGTAATGCTTATCATTATGCTGGTGTTCTCATTCGGAATTGCAAACTTCCAAACGACATTGTCATTATTTGTGACAGAAAAGTTTAATTACACACCTGTGGACATAGCAATTATATTAGTTGTCGGTGGTGCTTTTGGGGTAGTTGTACAAATGTTTATTATTACACCACTATTCAATCGCTTTGGTGAAATGAAGGTAGTGCTTGTCAATTTATTTATTGCATCTGTTGCTATTTTCTTCATATTATTTGTGTCTGGCTTTGCCCTTATATTAGTTGTAGCAACGATTTTCTCTACAGCAACGACATTAATTCGTCCAGCTGTTAATACACTTATCTCAAAGCTTGCAGAGAAAGAACAAGGATTCGCTGCGGGCTTGAATAATGCCTATATGAGTCTTGGTAATATGATTGGACCCGCTTTGGCTGGTTTATTATTTGACTGGAATATGAATAGCCCATATATTTTCGGATCGATCATATTATTAGCTTGCTTCTTCCTTGCGCTCATCTGGACATTGAAAAAAGCACCTCATTTAATGCATCCCGATACAAAATAG
- a CDS encoding VWA domain-containing protein, with the protein MDLRIDMPLVLLLLLPLFLYFGWTYFREQQRLKKSHIVVLAIRIVAVSCLVFALAGPYLLLPIKEEQIVYLVDRSASMNGTEDEMVQFIQESLQSKKEPQLAGIYSFSSTLQTEAILSKTLKEVPKLTEIKATDQTNIEQSLQLAAGIIDPKKATRLVLLTDGNETKGDALEFAMKLKGSNISVDVRPFSQPVVNDVSLKSFVSPQVAYVGEQQQLVTEIHATTAGQGELLLYENDKLIHREAVELTEGTNVFTYKHAATAEGLVKYEAVVQVGQDAIFENNKLTSVTMVQSEPHLLIVNGYETASPIAAALGSQSIAYDVVNPQSLPNELSSYLQYNAIIFDNVPGHLVGEAKMSVIEQAVKNFGVGFTMVGGENSFGLGGYFKTPIETLLPVEMEIKGKEQLPSLGLVIVLDRSGSMQGSKLELAKEAAARSVEMLRDEDTLGFIAFDDRPWEIIETGPLSSKEEAVDTILSVTPGGGTEIYSSLAKAYENLADLKLQRKHIILLTDGQSQSGNYEDLIAEGKENGITLSTVAIGQDADANLLEALSDMGSGRFYDVIDEQTIPSILSRETAMISRTYIEDNPFYPAIYNAAGWNSLFTNGVPQMNAYIGTTAKQGTTVVAESEKEDPVLAQWQYGLGKTFAFTSDSTGKWTGDWARWQDWGTFWQTLISQMLPSYNDVAYDVRLEADGSFMITDPTNEAAFLDIVAVNEAGEELETQLETISASQVRAVVQAEPGLIFFRVADEKQAIYQAGLSVPYSAEYELLPVNDQLIEELTQQTGGAVLKEPQDVFRDFTTKGADRQNIATWLLLASMLLFFMDITIRRFGWNFLTNAKKKEPLVEEKPIQAEDTNVAQLLKGMKKRS; encoded by the coding sequence GTGGATTTACGAATTGATATGCCATTAGTATTGTTGCTACTCCTTCCATTGTTCTTGTATTTTGGATGGACTTATTTTCGTGAACAGCAGCGACTCAAAAAAAGTCATATTGTTGTACTTGCTATTCGCATAGTAGCAGTAAGCTGTTTAGTTTTTGCACTTGCAGGTCCATATCTATTATTACCAATAAAAGAAGAACAAATCGTCTATTTAGTAGACCGTTCTGCTTCCATGAATGGTACAGAAGATGAAATGGTTCAGTTTATACAGGAGAGCCTACAATCAAAAAAAGAACCGCAGCTTGCAGGCATTTATTCATTTTCCTCCACTTTACAAACAGAAGCCATTTTGTCTAAAACTTTAAAGGAAGTACCAAAACTTACAGAAATTAAAGCAACCGATCAAACAAATATTGAACAAAGTCTCCAGCTTGCAGCAGGTATTATCGATCCGAAAAAAGCAACTCGTCTTGTGCTATTAACAGATGGTAATGAGACAAAAGGCGATGCTTTAGAATTTGCCATGAAGCTGAAAGGCTCCAATATTAGTGTGGATGTTAGACCTTTTAGTCAACCAGTTGTCAATGATGTGTCACTAAAAAGCTTTGTATCCCCTCAGGTTGCTTATGTGGGAGAGCAGCAACAATTAGTGACGGAAATTCATGCAACGACTGCAGGCCAAGGAGAGCTGTTATTATATGAAAATGATAAGCTTATTCATCGAGAGGCAGTTGAGCTGACTGAAGGCACGAATGTGTTTACCTATAAACATGCAGCGACAGCTGAAGGACTTGTAAAATATGAGGCAGTTGTTCAAGTTGGTCAGGATGCTATTTTTGAAAACAATAAGTTAACTAGTGTCACAATGGTACAAAGTGAACCACATTTACTAATCGTTAATGGTTATGAAACAGCTTCACCTATCGCAGCAGCACTTGGCAGTCAATCTATTGCCTATGATGTTGTCAATCCTCAAAGTCTACCAAATGAACTGTCCAGCTATTTGCAGTATAATGCTATTATTTTCGACAATGTGCCAGGTCATTTAGTCGGTGAGGCAAAAATGAGTGTTATTGAGCAAGCAGTCAAAAACTTTGGTGTTGGTTTTACCATGGTTGGAGGAGAAAATAGTTTTGGTCTAGGCGGCTATTTTAAAACACCGATTGAAACCTTATTGCCAGTGGAAATGGAAATTAAGGGCAAAGAACAATTACCTTCCTTAGGGTTAGTGATTGTACTTGACCGTTCTGGTAGTATGCAAGGCTCGAAGCTAGAGCTTGCTAAAGAAGCAGCAGCACGTTCTGTTGAGATGTTGCGAGATGAGGATACATTAGGATTTATTGCCTTTGATGATCGTCCTTGGGAGATTATAGAGACAGGACCTCTTAGCAGTAAAGAAGAGGCAGTGGATACTATTTTATCCGTAACACCTGGTGGTGGAACAGAAATCTACAGTTCATTAGCTAAAGCCTATGAAAATCTAGCTGATTTAAAACTGCAACGTAAGCATATTATTCTCTTAACAGATGGGCAATCACAGTCAGGAAATTACGAGGATCTAATTGCTGAAGGAAAAGAAAACGGTATAACTTTATCGACAGTAGCGATTGGACAAGATGCCGATGCGAACTTATTAGAAGCGCTTAGTGACATGGGCAGTGGCCGTTTCTATGATGTCATAGATGAGCAAACGATTCCTTCTATTTTATCTCGTGAAACAGCTATGATTTCTCGCACTTACATTGAGGATAATCCATTTTATCCAGCGATTTATAATGCAGCAGGATGGAATTCACTGTTTACCAATGGTGTCCCACAAATGAATGCTTACATTGGCACAACGGCAAAACAAGGGACTACTGTTGTGGCAGAAAGCGAGAAGGAAGATCCTGTGTTAGCGCAGTGGCAATATGGTCTCGGTAAAACTTTTGCCTTTACATCTGATTCAACGGGTAAATGGACAGGAGATTGGGCAAGATGGCAGGATTGGGGAACATTCTGGCAAACACTTATTTCACAAATGCTACCAAGCTATAATGATGTGGCCTATGATGTAAGATTGGAAGCAGATGGTTCCTTTATGATTACCGACCCTACAAATGAAGCTGCATTTTTAGATATTGTAGCAGTTAATGAAGCTGGGGAAGAGCTAGAAACACAACTTGAAACCATTTCGGCCTCCCAAGTTCGAGCTGTAGTACAAGCCGAACCTGGATTAATATTCTTCCGTGTAGCAGATGAAAAGCAGGCCATTTATCAAGCAGGACTAAGTGTTCCTTATAGTGCCGAATACGAACTACTTCCTGTTAATGATCAACTGATAGAAGAGTTAACGCAACAAACAGGAGGCGCGGTTTTAAAGGAACCACAAGATGTATTCCGAGACTTTACAACAAAAGGAGCGGATCGACAAAATATTGCTACATGGCTTCTCTTAGCAAGTATGCTTTTATTCTTTATGGATATTACCATAAGACGTTTTGGTTGGAACTTCCTAACGAATGCGAAGAAGAAAGAACCGCTGGTTGAGGAAAAACCTATACAGGCAGAAGACACAAATGTGGCACAGTTATTAAAAGGTATGAAAAAACGATCTTAA
- a CDS encoding ABC transporter substrate-binding protein, which translates to MKSLIQATIAILVVSALLFYAADALSAGGGKSGKDTLTIFNWGEYIDPDLLKAFEKETGIHVIYETFDSNEAMMTKIQQGGTAYDIAVPSEYMIEKMKEENLLIPLDKTKIPNFKNIDPYFLDLPFDDNNKYSVPYFWGTVGIVYNPSLVGDLDFSSWDDLWDPSLKRKVFLVDGAREVIGMGLNSLGHSLNSLDDQELREATDKLITLAPNVKAIIGDEITPLMINNEATVALTWSGQAADMMYENEELDFAVPEEGSNLWFDNMVIPKTSKNIDGAHAFINFMLSAESGAQNADFVGYSTPNIAAMDLMDEEVVSDERYYPSEEQRDTLEVYKNLGPDYLGKYNELFLEFKMSIR; encoded by the coding sequence ATGAAGTCATTAATTCAAGCTACCATCGCCATCCTTGTCGTTTCAGCCCTTTTATTCTATGCGGCTGACGCCTTAAGTGCAGGCGGCGGTAAAAGTGGAAAAGACACGTTAACCATCTTTAACTGGGGAGAATATATTGATCCTGATTTGTTAAAAGCATTTGAAAAAGAAACAGGCATTCATGTCATCTATGAAACATTCGATTCCAATGAAGCCATGATGACAAAGATTCAGCAAGGTGGAACAGCTTACGATATTGCTGTGCCTTCTGAGTATATGATTGAAAAAATGAAGGAAGAAAATTTATTGATTCCTTTAGATAAAACGAAGATCCCTAATTTTAAAAATATTGATCCTTACTTTTTAGATTTACCATTCGATGATAACAATAAATATTCTGTCCCTTATTTTTGGGGAACTGTAGGTATAGTCTACAATCCAAGCCTTGTTGGAGACTTAGACTTCTCTTCTTGGGACGATTTATGGGACCCTTCCTTAAAACGAAAAGTGTTTTTAGTGGATGGTGCTCGTGAAGTCATTGGAATGGGCTTAAACAGTCTTGGACATTCTCTGAATTCACTAGATGATCAAGAACTACGTGAAGCTACTGATAAATTAATCACACTCGCACCAAATGTGAAAGCTATCATTGGAGATGAAATTACGCCATTAATGATCAATAATGAGGCAACTGTAGCCCTTACTTGGTCTGGGCAAGCAGCAGACATGATGTATGAAAATGAAGAGCTAGACTTTGCAGTACCTGAGGAAGGCTCAAACTTATGGTTTGATAACATGGTCATCCCAAAAACATCGAAAAATATCGATGGTGCCCATGCCTTTATCAATTTTATGCTAAGTGCTGAATCTGGTGCTCAAAATGCCGATTTTGTAGGCTACTCAACACCTAATATTGCAGCTATGGACTTAATGGATGAAGAAGTTGTTTCTGACGAACGCTACTATCCTTCTGAAGAACAACGCGATACATTAGAGGTCTACAAAAACTTAGGACCAGATTACTTAGGGAAATACAATGAATTATTTTTAGAATTTAAAATGAGTATTCGATAA
- a CDS encoding DUF58 domain-containing protein has protein sequence MTAKYLLPEDWLAKISRFQVATASKLRGQHKGSHRSQRFGASLDFSDFREYHLGDDVRQVDWNVFARTDKYFIKRFLDEQEMRVHILLDATKSMGDHAKWLFARQLVASLGLMVLGRDDRLSFSIVQDEVKPPFRRKGAMYRRAFLQVVTDIEEANYSNRFAQSALKALPKDSTVLFIVTDGLEPIEEWEQLLKRLPRYAGDVRILQIVTQEELSPNYSGDVRLLDRETGNDVNVTMSSKVLETYHARRLLHEDEFDAICRRFGVRKLQLKVEDGLQHAIFQQLLKAHWIR, from the coding sequence GTGACAGCCAAATACTTATTGCCCGAAGACTGGTTAGCAAAAATCAGTCGCTTTCAAGTAGCGACGGCCTCCAAACTACGTGGGCAACATAAGGGCTCGCATCGTTCACAACGCTTCGGGGCATCCCTTGATTTCTCGGATTTTCGAGAATACCATTTAGGAGATGATGTACGCCAAGTAGATTGGAACGTCTTTGCTCGTACAGATAAATACTTTATTAAAAGGTTTTTAGACGAGCAAGAGATGCGTGTACATATTTTACTAGATGCTACCAAATCAATGGGGGATCATGCTAAGTGGCTATTTGCTCGTCAACTCGTAGCCTCCCTCGGTTTAATGGTATTAGGTCGAGATGACCGTTTATCCTTTTCTATTGTTCAGGATGAAGTGAAACCACCCTTTAGACGGAAAGGTGCCATGTATCGCCGAGCTTTTTTACAGGTAGTAACAGATATAGAGGAAGCTAATTACTCTAATCGTTTTGCCCAGAGTGCACTAAAAGCTTTGCCTAAAGATAGTACCGTATTATTCATCGTAACAGATGGATTAGAGCCAATTGAGGAATGGGAACAGCTATTGAAAAGGCTACCACGCTATGCTGGGGATGTTCGCATTTTGCAAATTGTGACGCAAGAAGAGCTGTCACCAAATTATTCGGGTGATGTACGCCTGCTTGACCGTGAAACAGGTAATGATGTGAATGTGACGATGTCCTCTAAAGTACTAGAGACCTATCATGCAAGACGCTTATTACATGAAGACGAATTTGATGCCATTTGCCGTCGCTTTGGTGTTCGAAAATTACAATTGAAAGTGGAAGATGGATTGCAACATGCAATTTTCCAGCAATTATTAAAAGCACATTGGATTAGGTGA
- a CDS encoding ABC transporter permease: MNKLSASAKVYLTIVFIVLYAPILYLIFYSFNSGGSMNHFESFTLEHYQAVFEDSRLLVILINTVIVALLSALISTIIGTLGAIGIVTVKDSKMRNTLLSLNNVLIVSPDVIIGASFLILFTMVGIKLGFASVLLAHVAFSVPIVVLMVLPKLLEMNNSLIDAALDLGATKKDVMMRVILPYIQPGIFAGFFLALTYSLDDFAVTFFVTGNGFSTLSVEIYSMARAGISLTVNAISGLVFFVTVLVVVGYYFITSRTSKRMEGQR, encoded by the coding sequence ATGAACAAACTATCTGCATCAGCCAAAGTTTATTTAACAATTGTCTTTATCGTTCTCTATGCACCAATCCTCTATTTAATCTTTTACTCGTTCAATAGTGGCGGTTCCATGAATCATTTTGAATCCTTTACTTTAGAGCATTATCAAGCCGTTTTCGAAGATTCACGTCTTCTTGTTATCTTAATAAATACGGTCATCGTGGCATTACTTTCTGCTCTCATTTCTACTATTATTGGTACGCTAGGAGCAATTGGTATTGTGACGGTTAAGGATTCAAAAATGCGTAATACTTTACTATCCTTAAACAATGTCTTAATTGTCAGTCCAGACGTTATCATCGGGGCAAGCTTCTTAATTTTATTTACAATGGTTGGCATTAAACTGGGCTTTGCATCTGTGTTATTAGCCCATGTCGCATTTAGTGTACCGATTGTTGTACTAATGGTTTTACCCAAACTATTAGAAATGAATAACTCATTAATCGATGCAGCATTAGATTTAGGGGCAACGAAAAAGGACGTTATGATGCGTGTCATCCTACCTTATATTCAGCCAGGCATTTTTGCAGGCTTCTTCCTTGCCCTTACGTATTCATTAGATGATTTTGCCGTGACGTTCTTCGTAACAGGTAATGGCTTCAGTACCTTATCCGTAGAAATCTATTCAATGGCCCGAGCAGGAATTTCTCTAACGGTGAATGCGATTTCTGGATTAGTATTCTTTGTTACGGTTTTAGTTGTTGTTGGTTATTATTTCATTACAAGTCGTACGAGTAAAAGAATGGAGGGGCAACGATGA
- a CDS encoding ABC transporter permease has product MQTKTSKSALFPYVLWIAFFVIAPIALVVYYSLLDLHGNFTLDNYKGFFSSVYLKMTLSSFWYAFLITFFTLLISYPTAYFLTKTKHKQLWLLLIIIPSWINLLLKTYAFIGIFGLYGPINAFIEVFGFDPKQMLFTDISFVFVSVYIFIPFMILPIFNSLDRLNPTLIYAARDLGASAFTTFRRVVLPLTMDGVKSGIQVVFIPALSLFMITRLIAGNRVITLGTAIEQQFLVTQNWGMGSTIAVFLILFMVIIMLITGQKDKGGRVR; this is encoded by the coding sequence ATGCAAACTAAAACATCGAAATCAGCGTTATTTCCATATGTGTTATGGATTGCCTTTTTCGTTATCGCGCCGATAGCACTCGTTGTTTATTATTCCCTACTTGATTTACATGGCAACTTTACGCTCGATAACTATAAAGGATTCTTTTCTTCTGTTTACTTAAAAATGACCTTGAGCTCGTTTTGGTATGCATTTTTAATTACATTCTTTACATTATTAATTTCATATCCAACTGCCTATTTCTTAACGAAGACAAAACATAAACAACTTTGGCTTCTGCTTATTATTATTCCTTCATGGATTAATCTTTTATTAAAAACATATGCCTTTATCGGCATCTTTGGGCTATACGGCCCAATTAATGCATTTATCGAAGTATTTGGCTTCGATCCAAAGCAAATGCTCTTTACTGATATTAGCTTTGTCTTTGTATCGGTCTATATTTTTATTCCATTTATGATTTTACCGATTTTCAACTCTTTAGATCGATTAAACCCAACGCTCATTTATGCAGCACGTGATTTAGGTGCTTCGGCTTTTACAACCTTCCGTCGCGTTGTTTTACCCTTGACAATGGATGGCGTTAAGTCTGGTATTCAAGTTGTCTTTATCCCAGCACTATCCCTGTTCATGATTACTCGCTTAATTGCGGGGAACCGTGTCATTACTCTAGGTACAGCGATTGAACAGCAATTCCTTGTGACACAAAACTGGGGTATGGGTTCCACTATTGCTGTATTCTTAATTTTATTCATGGTGATTATTATGCTAATTACGGGACAAAAGGATAAAGGAGGTCGCGTACGATGA
- a CDS encoding vWA domain-containing protein: MGFSQIIFSWTAIIPVIVLLYYFFRKKYTEQTVSSTLFWSEIMQEMRVSPYLKHLQKNALLYLQLLALLLLVLALMNPYVKKSTIVGAQTIFIVDTSATMLAGKSQSTFDTHKQEMLTLMDELNGRPVTLITTGAAPKAVLQQETNMNEIKKAIQDLQVAYETAEMNKALDVAQAFVGDTPTSIYVFTDTLDKKQLPMDKGSVKWLVRGAAKDLTNIAITRFAATTDGQVTLALVQLHNDTNTEQKVTLALQNAEGEELVAESVVVPPNEAITKTFKDLPLAKSMTATIDAKDDYAVDNQQTVLLQTTTSKIAVDQGMHQLIQKGFQTVSNGVKIVPSLQVADNQDATVITNQTALLEKMDKPLVLFGRDDAEKVEANGLVSTRSDALFAFSELKDVYVSAVYPGFADYETIASVGEEPFIQRSPKGDIVVLADIADTDWPLHPSFPLFLWSTEQQLTETVGSLGIFSPNEQRAVALAQGEWNVYSQEDEFLSTITKGMLTAPKQPGIYMVRSNNEEKQLIVQLQAQERVIEQGTSFTLGDISDNGKEEVSMTSFVPWLIVIILLLLVSEWEVQRRRGFTN; this comes from the coding sequence TTGGGCTTTAGTCAAATTATATTTAGCTGGACGGCCATCATCCCGGTCATTGTCCTACTCTATTATTTCTTTCGAAAAAAATATACAGAGCAAACTGTTTCTTCGACACTTTTTTGGTCGGAGATTATGCAGGAAATGCGTGTATCGCCTTATTTAAAGCATTTACAAAAAAATGCCCTACTATATTTACAGCTACTAGCGTTGCTACTACTTGTATTGGCACTGATGAATCCATATGTAAAGAAATCAACCATTGTGGGTGCACAAACCATATTTATTGTAGATACTTCAGCTACAATGTTGGCAGGCAAGAGTCAATCAACCTTCGACACACATAAACAGGAAATGCTGACCTTGATGGATGAGCTGAATGGTCGACCTGTTACATTGATTACAACTGGTGCCGCTCCAAAAGCTGTTTTACAGCAAGAAACAAACATGAATGAAATAAAAAAAGCTATTCAAGATTTACAAGTAGCCTATGAAACAGCTGAAATGAATAAGGCACTGGATGTGGCACAGGCATTTGTGGGTGATACACCAACTTCTATCTATGTTTTTACAGATACACTTGATAAAAAACAATTACCGATGGACAAGGGTTCTGTGAAATGGCTAGTAAGAGGTGCTGCAAAAGACTTAACAAATATCGCTATTACACGCTTTGCTGCTACGACAGATGGACAAGTTACGCTGGCACTTGTACAACTCCATAATGATACAAATACAGAGCAAAAGGTAACACTAGCATTGCAAAATGCAGAGGGCGAGGAGCTGGTAGCAGAAAGTGTCGTTGTGCCTCCAAATGAAGCCATTACGAAAACATTCAAAGATTTGCCTTTAGCAAAATCGATGACAGCTACTATTGATGCAAAAGATGATTATGCTGTAGACAATCAACAAACCGTTTTACTACAAACAACTACTTCTAAAATTGCTGTTGATCAAGGTATGCATCAATTGATACAAAAAGGTTTTCAAACGGTCAGTAATGGGGTAAAAATCGTTCCATCATTACAAGTAGCTGACAATCAGGATGCTACAGTAATCACAAACCAAACAGCCTTATTAGAAAAGATGGACAAACCCCTTGTATTATTTGGTCGTGACGATGCAGAAAAAGTAGAAGCAAATGGCTTGGTAAGCACTAGAAGTGATGCATTGTTTGCTTTTAGCGAACTAAAGGATGTTTATGTTAGTGCTGTTTATCCTGGCTTTGCGGACTATGAAACGATTGCTTCTGTTGGAGAAGAGCCGTTCATCCAACGCTCCCCTAAAGGAGATATCGTTGTTTTAGCGGATATTGCCGATACAGATTGGCCATTACATCCATCATTCCCGCTATTTCTATGGAGTACTGAGCAGCAGCTAACAGAAACAGTTGGTTCACTTGGGATTTTTTCACCGAATGAACAGCGTGCAGTAGCTTTAGCGCAAGGAGAGTGGAATGTTTATTCGCAAGAAGACGAGTTTCTCTCGACTATTACGAAGGGCATGCTAACTGCACCAAAACAACCAGGCATTTATATGGTACGTTCAAATAATGAAGAAAAACAATTGATTGTGCAATTGCAAGCCCAAGAACGCGTTATTGAACAAGGAACAAGCTTTACATTAGGTGATATCTCAGATAATGGGAAAGAAGAAGTATCGATGACCTCTTTCGTACCTTGGCTAATTGTGATTATTTTATTATTACTTGTTTCAGAGTGGGAGGTGCAACGACGTCGTGGATTTACGAATTGA
- the thiW gene encoding energy coupling factor transporter S component ThiW, protein MSIRKLTVMALLVAIAVAGSTFVSIPTGIARAYPVQHAINVIGAIIFGPVPTVIVAFVTAVIRILTGTGSLLAIPGSVIGASCAALAYKYSNKMWLAGIGEVVGTGILASLIAVPYAKLFMGTSVAAFFFLPAFLTSSTIGAILGVMVASSLRKTELVKRFNSSLY, encoded by the coding sequence ATGTCAATTCGTAAATTAACAGTCATGGCTTTATTAGTAGCTATTGCTGTTGCAGGCTCTACTTTCGTATCTATCCCAACAGGAATCGCACGTGCTTACCCCGTTCAGCATGCTATTAATGTGATAGGAGCCATTATATTTGGACCCGTACCAACAGTAATAGTTGCCTTTGTCACTGCCGTCATTCGAATCCTTACCGGAACAGGCTCTCTATTAGCTATCCCTGGTAGTGTCATTGGCGCGTCCTGTGCGGCCCTTGCCTATAAATATAGCAATAAAATGTGGTTAGCTGGCATTGGAGAAGTTGTGGGAACTGGCATTCTTGCTTCACTTATTGCCGTACCTTATGCAAAATTATTCATGGGAACATCTGTAGCAGCATTCTTCTTCCTACCTGCCTTTTTAACATCAAGTACAATCGGCGCCATTCTAGGTGTTATGGTTGCTAGCAGCTTGCGTAAAACGGAGCTAGTAAAGAGGTTTAATTCTTCTCTTTATTGA